A stretch of Arcobacter arenosus DNA encodes these proteins:
- a CDS encoding SdiA-regulated domain-containing protein, with protein MKRILLIILIFSGLVQNMLAKEIIISKIQEASGITYSEKSNTLFVVADEGSIYELTLEGKILRQKEIGKYDFEGVAVDDKKDILLVAIEGKDKILVLSKKNFKKKKEISIKREFNGIKVLKKGDDGIEAIAILKDKIYLSNQSDKPYPKEDSSVIVVIDYDLKKKKQKIKEIINHGYKDIAGLTFYKNNLFMVSDDHSLLIEYDLKKQKTKKEYKLTNYYAQEGITFDKKGNLYIADDGGNILKIKDFKK; from the coding sequence ATGAAGAGAATTCTTCTCATAATTTTAATTTTTAGTGGTTTAGTTCAAAATATGTTGGCAAAAGAGATTATAATTTCAAAAATTCAAGAAGCCTCTGGTATCACTTACTCAGAAAAATCAAATACCTTGTTTGTTGTTGCAGATGAGGGTTCAATCTATGAATTAACTTTAGAGGGAAAAATTCTAAGGCAAAAAGAGATAGGAAAATATGATTTTGAAGGTGTTGCAGTTGATGATAAAAAAGATATATTATTAGTTGCAATTGAAGGTAAAGATAAAATTTTAGTTCTATCAAAAAAAAATTTCAAAAAGAAAAAAGAGATTTCAATAAAAAGAGAATTTAATGGAATTAAAGTTTTAAAAAAAGGTGATGATGGAATTGAAGCTATTGCTATATTAAAAGATAAAATATATTTATCAAACCAATCTGATAAACCTTACCCAAAAGAAGACTCTTCTGTAATTGTAGTTATTGATTATGATTTAAAAAAGAAAAAACAAAAAATTAAAGAGATTATAAACCATGGATATAAAGATATTGCGGGATTAACTTTTTATAAAAACAACCTTTTTATGGTAAGTGATGACCATTCACTTTTAATTGAATATGATTTAAAAAAACAAAAAACAAAAAAAGAATACAAACTAACAAACTATTATGCCCAAGAAGGAATCACCTTTGATAAAAAAGGTAATCTCTATATTGCTGATGATGGTGGAAATATACTAAAAATAAAAGATTTTAAAAAATAA
- a CDS encoding threonine/serine exporter family protein, translating into MEEIQTQLTYEEQTKITRAVIKAAVLMLEYGAESRLIEQTAQRLGKALGVDSVELSLIPSAIVLTTLTNNQTHSVTTTRRAYHKPINMSIVCDVQRMCHQTEKEKRDVSFVLKTMKEIQANYYNRWLVVFMIGLSCASFAYLNGADLISFFVTFFASGIAMFTRQELAKRKFVMIITFAATAFVATLISGLAHIYELSDKIDIALSSSVILLAPGFPFINSVLDAVKGYLAMGWGRWMQAVLLTVATAIGIVFAFVVLDLKGW; encoded by the coding sequence ATGGAAGAGATACAAACACAACTAACTTACGAAGAACAAACAAAAATCACTAGAGCAGTAATAAAAGCTGCTGTATTGATGCTTGAATATGGTGCAGAAAGTAGACTTATTGAACAAACTGCTCAAAGATTAGGAAAGGCTTTAGGTGTTGATTCTGTTGAACTTTCTTTAATCCCTTCTGCCATTGTTTTAACAACACTAACAAACAATCAAACACACTCTGTTACAACAACAAGAAGAGCCTACCACAAACCAATAAATATGTCCATTGTATGTGATGTTCAAAGGATGTGTCATCAAACAGAAAAAGAAAAAAGAGATGTAAGTTTTGTATTAAAAACAATGAAAGAGATTCAAGCAAACTACTATAATAGATGGCTTGTAGTTTTTATGATTGGATTATCATGTGCTTCATTTGCTTACTTAAATGGGGCAGATTTAATCTCATTTTTTGTCACTTTTTTTGCATCTGGTATTGCTATGTTTACTAGACAAGAGTTAGCAAAAAGAAAGTTTGTAATGATTATAACCTTTGCTGCAACTGCTTTTGTTGCAACATTAATATCTGGACTTGCACATATATATGAATTAAGTGATAAGATAGATATTGCTTTATCATCAAGTGTAATTTTACTTGCTCCGGGTTTCCCTTTTATCAATTCTGTTTTAGATGCTGTAAAAGGTTATCTAGCCATGGGTTGGGGTCGTTGGATGCAAGCTGTTTTATTAACAGTAGCAACTGCAATTGGGATTGTTTTTGCCTTTGTAGTTTTAGATTTAAAAGGTTGGTAA